A part of Limihaloglobus sulfuriphilus genomic DNA contains:
- a CDS encoding sulfatase → MDRRSFLKTSLAAGIAGSGLITSAVSGESKNLESGSKPNIIFMLVDDLGWDEPGCYGGRTKMKTPNIDRLASQGVRFTHATGCAFCSPARAALMSGRYGFRTGINANICDPGGIGREFKDDEILVSQTMQNIGYKTGLFGKLHLHWNSAQLPDLPQNMGFDYSFHYAGLPYDKTINGKERRLGQAGGGMVYDHYNVPWYENGKSYTDDRYDTEVMTDKAIEFLNSKSDKPFMMWMPYFAIHEPFKAPKEWVDKYPVTEEMRADFAENVRKARIRGKRLGRAGLANWNPPIEQYRNRLAMGSCLDANIGRLLEVLDKKGLAENTVVILTSDNGPHPYAGGGKGEACDAGIRVPLIIRWPERIKPGTVSDALVENVDIYPTMVEITGGKMPDSLKFDGRSLLPVIEGKTPENWRKYSFNGIKGSLALMDKDWFYTAWAQRDDDERIWSRVTPPDSVQEPVPMDLVPQDVLKRFRAEMAGYRAQWQSCMSQHRKELQQRRQENKDFYGDRYKEIHGVRR, encoded by the coding sequence ATGGACAGAAGATCTTTTCTGAAAACATCGTTGGCGGCAGGTATTGCCGGTTCAGGTTTAATAACTTCCGCTGTATCCGGCGAGAGTAAAAACTTAGAATCTGGTTCAAAACCGAATATTATCTTCATGCTGGTTGATGATCTGGGCTGGGACGAGCCGGGCTGTTACGGCGGCAGAACGAAGATGAAGACGCCTAACATTGACAGGCTGGCAAGTCAAGGTGTGCGGTTTACCCATGCAACGGGCTGCGCGTTCTGCTCACCTGCCAGAGCAGCGTTAATGTCGGGCAGATACGGTTTCCGCACTGGAATAAATGCCAACATCTGTGACCCGGGCGGTATCGGGCGAGAGTTTAAAGACGACGAAATTCTTGTATCTCAGACAATGCAGAATATCGGCTACAAAACGGGGCTTTTCGGCAAGCTCCACCTGCACTGGAATTCTGCCCAGTTGCCTGACCTGCCGCAAAATATGGGTTTTGATTATTCGTTTCATTACGCGGGTCTGCCGTATGACAAGACTATCAATGGTAAGGAAAGACGCCTTGGTCAGGCCGGCGGCGGCATGGTTTATGACCATTACAATGTACCCTGGTATGAAAACGGGAAGTCTTACACGGATGACCGCTACGATACGGAGGTAATGACGGACAAGGCTATAGAATTTCTCAACTCTAAGAGCGATAAGCCGTTCATGATGTGGATGCCTTATTTTGCCATTCATGAGCCGTTTAAGGCTCCTAAGGAATGGGTTGATAAATATCCGGTCACAGAAGAGATGCGTGCCGATTTCGCTGAGAATGTCCGCAAAGCCCGTATCAGGGGCAAACGGCTCGGCAGGGCCGGACTTGCCAACTGGAATCCGCCTATAGAACAGTACCGAAACAGGCTGGCAATGGGCTCATGTCTAGATGCCAATATAGGAAGACTGCTCGAAGTTCTTGATAAAAAAGGGCTTGCCGAAAATACTGTGGTTATCCTTACCAGTGACAACGGCCCGCATCCATACGCCGGCGGCGGCAAGGGTGAGGCTTGTGATGCCGGCATCCGCGTGCCGCTTATAATCCGCTGGCCAGAGCGCATAAAGCCGGGTACAGTTTCGGATGCTCTGGTTGAAAATGTGGACATTTATCCTACAATGGTAGAGATAACGGGAGGCAAAATGCCCGATTCGCTCAAATTTGACGGAAGGAGCCTTTTGCCTGTGATCGAAGGCAAGACACCGGAAAACTGGCGTAAATACAGCTTCAACGGAATTAAAGGCAGCCTGGCTCTTATGGACAAAGACTGGTTCTATACCGCCTGGGCCCAAAGAGATGATGATGAGAGAATATGGAGCAGAGTTACTCCTCCGGATTCAGTTCAGGAGCCTGTTCCTATGGATCTTGTGCCCCAGGATGTGCTCAAAAGGTTCAGGGCCGAAATGGCAGGATATCGAGCCCAGTGGCAAAGCTGCATGAGCCAACACCGCAAAGAGCTCCAGCAAAGGCGCCAGGAGAATAAAGACTTCTATGGTGATAGATATAAAGAGATTCATGGAGTCAGACGATAG